From the Gramella sp. Hel_I_59 genome, one window contains:
- a CDS encoding transketolase family protein, which yields MKEYINKGSKDTRSGFGDGLTELGQSNENVVALCADLTGSLKMDDFKANHPERFFQVGIAEANMIGMAAGMTIGGKIPFTGTFANFSTGRVYDQIRQSVAYSGKNVKICASHAGVTLGEDGATHQILEDIGLMKMLPGMTVINTCDYNQTKAATKAIADYDGPVYLRFGRPKVANFTEDDQDFQIGKAVHLYEGTDVSIIATGHLVWEAIQAAVELNEKGISAEVINIHTIKPLDEEAVIASAKKTGCVVTAEEHNFLGGLGESVARTLASHHPTPQEFVATDDCFGESGTPAQLMEKYGLNAAAIVKAAEKAIKRK from the coding sequence ATGAAAGAATATATAAATAAAGGAAGTAAGGATACCAGATCTGGTTTTGGAGATGGCTTAACAGAACTTGGCCAATCTAACGAGAATGTAGTTGCGTTATGTGCCGATCTAACCGGATCTCTGAAAATGGATGACTTCAAAGCTAATCACCCGGAAAGATTTTTCCAGGTAGGTATTGCTGAAGCGAACATGATCGGGATGGCAGCAGGAATGACCATTGGTGGGAAAATTCCGTTTACAGGAACTTTCGCTAACTTCTCTACAGGTAGAGTTTACGACCAGATTCGACAAAGTGTTGCCTATTCTGGAAAGAATGTGAAGATCTGTGCAAGTCACGCCGGAGTTACTTTGGGAGAAGATGGTGCAACTCACCAGATCCTTGAAGATATCGGCTTGATGAAGATGCTCCCTGGAATGACAGTGATCAACACCTGTGATTATAACCAGACCAAAGCTGCGACCAAAGCCATTGCAGATTACGATGGTCCTGTTTACCTAAGATTTGGCCGACCAAAGGTTGCTAATTTTACTGAAGATGATCAGGATTTTCAGATCGGGAAAGCGGTGCATCTGTATGAAGGTACCGATGTTAGCATCATTGCAACTGGTCATTTAGTTTGGGAAGCTATTCAGGCGGCTGTGGAGCTGAATGAAAAAGGCATTAGTGCCGAAGTGATCAATATTCATACGATCAAACCGCTTGATGAAGAAGCCGTGATCGCTTCTGCTAAGAAAACCGGATGTGTGGTTACTGCTGAAGAGCATAACTTCCTTGGCGGACTTGGCGAAAGTGTTGCAAGAACTTTGGCTTCACACCATCCTACACCTCAGGAATTCGTGGCGACTGATGATTGTTTCGGTGAAAGCGGAACTCCTGCTCAGCTGATGGAAAAATATGGTTTGAATGCTGCTGCTATTGTGAAGGCTGCGGAAAAGGCTATTAAAAGAAAATAA
- a CDS encoding outer membrane beta-barrel protein has product MKKLMMFALMIGALNVSAQDASFGIKGGLNYGATGEYESISRLTDDFSGSFEDGENKTGFHAGFFGQFEILGIFLRPELVYTEMNTEYSQFDYKLQKIDAPVLLGVNVLGPLNIKAGPAFQYILKNELENTNLSIGDVENEISVGYQLGAGLDLGRLGFDIRYEGAFQDNQALGGNLAADSGFTIDSRPSQWILSVAYSL; this is encoded by the coding sequence ATGAAAAAGTTAATGATGTTTGCACTAATGATTGGTGCGCTGAATGTTTCTGCACAGGATGCAAGTTTTGGGATCAAAGGTGGATTGAATTACGGTGCAACCGGAGAATACGAATCGATTAGCCGTCTAACTGATGATTTTAGCGGTTCGTTTGAAGATGGAGAAAACAAGACCGGTTTTCATGCAGGATTTTTTGGGCAGTTCGAAATACTGGGAATCTTTCTTCGCCCCGAATTGGTTTATACAGAAATGAACACCGAGTATTCGCAATTTGATTATAAGCTTCAGAAAATAGATGCTCCTGTACTTTTAGGAGTAAATGTGTTAGGCCCTTTAAATATCAAAGCAGGTCCGGCATTTCAATATATTCTGAAAAATGAACTGGAAAACACGAACTTGAGCATTGGTGATGTGGAAAATGAGATTAGCGTTGGATATCAATTAGGAGCAGGTCTGGATTTGGGTAGGCTTGGTTTCGATATTCGATATGAAGGAGCGTTTCAGGATAACCAGGCATTAGGTGGAAATCTTGCTGCCGACAGTGGTTTCACTATAGATTCAAGACCATCACAATGGATCCTGAGTGTTGCGTATTCATTATAA
- the recQ gene encoding DNA helicase RecQ: MGLTEIDLHKELKKYFGFSQFKGLQEDVITSIVNGHDTFVVMPTGGGKSLCYQLPALIQDGTAIVVSPLIALMKNQVDAIRSISSEYGIAHVLNSSLNKTEVNQVKTDIDSGVCKLLYVAPESLTKEDYVDFLKHQTISFLAVDEAHCISEWGHDFRPEYRNLRHILQRIGDNIPVIGLTATATPKVQEDILKNLGITDANTFKASFNRPNLYYEVRPKTKNVDADIIRFVKKNDGKSGIIYCLSRKKVEELAQTLQVNGIKAVPYHAGLDAKTRSRHQDMFLMEDIDVVVATIAFGMGIDKPDVRFVIHHDIPKSIESYYQETGRAGRDGGEGHCLAFYSYKDIEKLEKFMSGKPVAEQEIGHALLQEVVAFAETSISRRKFILHYFGEEFDSETGEGADMDDNVQNPKNQHEAKDDLELLLKTVKETNQLYKSKEVVRTLIGKSNAVILSHKTDEHRLFGKGSHQHAGYWMALIRQALIAGFLKKDIETYGVVKLTKRGDEYLKNPVSFMMTEDHVFNDITEEVVVPQKSANTVDDQLVKMLKELRKKVAKKKDLPPFVIFQDPSLEDMALKYPISIEELGNIHGVGEGKAKKYGSDFVDLISRYVEDNEIVRPDDFVVKSTGANSALKLFIIQSVDRKLPLSDIASAKGMQMPEFIKEMEAIVYSGTKLNIDYYLDDILDEDQQEEIHEYFLEAETDKIDEAMEEFDGDYDDEELRLYRIKFISQVAN, translated from the coding sequence ATGGGTTTGACCGAAATTGATTTACACAAAGAACTGAAGAAGTACTTTGGTTTTAGTCAGTTTAAGGGGCTTCAGGAAGATGTAATCACCAGTATCGTAAATGGCCATGACACATTCGTTGTTATGCCAACGGGTGGAGGTAAATCATTATGTTATCAGCTCCCTGCACTAATACAGGATGGAACAGCGATCGTTGTTTCCCCACTTATAGCCTTAATGAAGAATCAGGTAGATGCTATTCGTAGCATCTCTTCGGAATATGGCATCGCCCATGTTCTGAACTCCTCTTTAAACAAAACAGAAGTAAACCAGGTAAAAACAGATATCGATAGTGGTGTCTGTAAACTGCTTTACGTGGCTCCGGAATCACTGACCAAAGAAGATTATGTGGATTTTCTAAAGCATCAGACGATCTCGTTCCTTGCTGTAGATGAAGCACACTGTATAAGTGAATGGGGACATGACTTCAGACCGGAATATCGAAATCTAAGACATATACTTCAGCGTATTGGCGATAATATACCAGTTATCGGACTTACCGCTACGGCTACTCCCAAAGTTCAGGAGGATATTCTGAAGAACCTGGGAATCACAGACGCTAATACTTTTAAGGCAAGTTTTAACCGACCCAACCTGTATTACGAGGTGCGTCCTAAAACCAAGAATGTTGATGCCGATATCATACGTTTCGTAAAAAAGAACGATGGTAAATCGGGGATTATCTATTGTTTGAGCAGAAAGAAAGTGGAAGAGCTTGCTCAAACTCTACAGGTAAATGGTATCAAAGCCGTTCCTTATCATGCCGGTCTTGATGCAAAAACACGTTCCCGACACCAGGATATGTTTCTAATGGAAGATATCGATGTGGTGGTGGCGACCATCGCCTTCGGGATGGGTATTGATAAGCCAGATGTTCGTTTTGTAATTCATCATGACATTCCCAAAAGTATAGAAAGTTATTACCAGGAAACCGGACGTGCCGGTAGAGATGGTGGTGAAGGTCATTGTCTGGCCTTCTATAGTTACAAAGACATTGAAAAGCTTGAGAAGTTTATGAGTGGTAAACCTGTCGCAGAACAGGAGATTGGTCATGCGCTATTACAGGAAGTGGTTGCTTTTGCTGAAACTTCCATCTCAAGAAGAAAATTTATACTGCATTACTTTGGGGAGGAATTCGATTCTGAAACCGGGGAAGGAGCAGATATGGATGATAATGTTCAGAATCCAAAGAATCAGCATGAAGCCAAGGATGATCTTGAGCTATTGCTGAAAACCGTCAAAGAAACAAATCAGTTATATAAGTCAAAGGAAGTGGTGCGCACGCTCATTGGAAAAAGCAATGCGGTCATTCTTTCTCATAAGACCGACGAACATCGTCTCTTCGGAAAAGGAAGTCACCAACATGCCGGTTACTGGATGGCACTTATCCGCCAGGCTTTAATCGCAGGATTTCTGAAAAAGGATATTGAAACCTACGGAGTTGTAAAACTTACCAAGCGTGGTGATGAATATCTGAAGAATCCGGTGTCATTTATGATGACCGAGGATCATGTTTTTAACGATATTACTGAAGAAGTCGTTGTACCTCAAAAGTCGGCGAATACAGTTGATGATCAGCTGGTAAAAATGCTAAAGGAACTTCGGAAGAAAGTTGCTAAAAAGAAAGACCTGCCTCCATTTGTGATTTTCCAGGATCCATCTTTAGAAGATATGGCTCTTAAATACCCGATAAGTATCGAGGAATTAGGAAACATTCACGGAGTAGGGGAAGGAAAGGCTAAAAAATACGGATCCGATTTTGTGGATCTTATCTCGAGATACGTTGAGGATAATGAAATTGTAAGGCCTGATGATTTTGTGGTAAAATCTACAGGTGCCAATAGCGCTCTTAAACTATTTATCATCCAGAGTGTAGACAGGAAATTACCATTGTCAGACATTGCTTCGGCAAAAGGCATGCAAATGCCCGAGTTTATTAAAGAAATGGAAGCGATCGTCTACAGTGGAACCAAATTGAATATTGACTATTATCTTGATGATATTCTGGATGAAGATCAACAGGAAGAGATTCATGAATATTTTCTGGAAGCGGAAACCGATAAGATCGATGAGGCGATGGAAGAATTTGATGGAGACTATGATGACGAAGAATTACGATTATACCGCATCAAGTTTATAAGTCAGGTAGCGAACTAA
- a CDS encoding KpsF/GutQ family sugar-phosphate isomerase — protein MKLSEQIISSAKETISNEAKAIANLENYIDEEFIKAVEVIYKSEGRVVVTGIGKSAIIANKIVATLNSTGTPSIFMHAADAIHGDLGIVQDNDVVICISKSGDSPEIKVLVPLIKNFHNVLIGLTGNKDSFLGKQADYVLNSYVEMEACPNNLAPTTSTTAQMVIGDAIAVCLLNLKGFSSRDFAKYHPGGSLGKKLYLRVSDIVSQNMVPMVSAETDVANVIIEISEKMLGVTAVLENDRIIGIITDGDIRRMLKDHGEIKGLKARDIMSADPKTIEQDTLAVVAMEILEKNQISQLLAVENGKYTGVVHLHNLIREGIL, from the coding sequence TTGAAACTTAGCGAGCAAATCATTTCTTCAGCGAAAGAAACCATTTCCAACGAAGCCAAAGCAATTGCGAATCTCGAAAATTACATTGACGAAGAATTCATTAAGGCGGTAGAAGTCATCTATAAGTCTGAAGGTCGTGTGGTGGTTACTGGTATTGGTAAAAGTGCCATTATCGCCAATAAGATCGTGGCCACCCTTAATTCTACTGGTACTCCATCTATTTTTATGCATGCGGCAGATGCGATCCACGGAGATCTTGGGATAGTCCAGGATAATGATGTAGTGATCTGTATTTCTAAAAGTGGAGATAGCCCTGAAATAAAGGTTTTAGTACCACTCATCAAGAATTTTCATAATGTACTAATAGGACTGACCGGGAATAAGGATTCATTTCTTGGGAAACAGGCAGACTATGTTCTAAATAGTTATGTAGAGATGGAAGCCTGTCCTAACAATCTCGCTCCTACTACCAGTACAACTGCACAAATGGTTATTGGAGATGCTATTGCTGTATGTCTACTGAATTTAAAAGGCTTCAGCAGCAGAGATTTCGCCAAATATCATCCGGGAGGATCATTAGGTAAAAAATTATATTTGAGAGTTAGCGATATCGTATCTCAAAATATGGTGCCTATGGTTTCCGCGGAGACTGATGTAGCTAACGTGATCATTGAAATTTCAGAAAAAATGCTGGGTGTAACCGCAGTTCTGGAAAACGATCGTATCATAGGAATCATCACAGATGGTGATATTCGTAGAATGCTGAAGGATCACGGAGAAATAAAAGGACTCAAGGCACGGGATATTATGAGTGCCGATCCAAAAACGATCGAACAGGATACCCTGGCTGTTGTTGCCATGGAAATTCTTGAGAAGAACCAGATCTCCCAGCTACTGGCTGTTGAGAATGGAAAATATACGGGTGTAGTTCACCTGCACAATTTAATAAGAGAAGGAATTTTATAA
- the tatC gene encoding twin-arginine translocase subunit TatC, with translation MERIAPQEEPEMSFLDHLEELRWHLIRAVLAVVIAAAVAFLLKSFIFDVVLFGPSKGDFWSYSMLCKVSEALGFDGGFCFQELPFTIQSRTMGGQFSAHIWTSITAGFIIAFPYIIYEFWKFVAPAMHEKERKHAKGFIFVTSMLFFIGVLFGYYVITPLSINFLGKYQVSDIVLNEFDLSDYIGLVRTTVIASGLIFELPILIYFLTKVGIVTPQFLKTYRKYALVIVLILSAVITPPDIVSQIIVAVPVLILYEVSIIISKFMYKKEEEKLKS, from the coding sequence ATGGAAAGAATCGCCCCCCAGGAAGAACCGGAAATGTCTTTTTTAGATCATCTTGAGGAACTAAGATGGCATTTGATTCGCGCGGTACTCGCCGTAGTAATCGCAGCCGCTGTAGCCTTTTTACTGAAAAGTTTCATTTTTGATGTTGTTTTATTTGGACCTAGCAAAGGTGATTTCTGGTCCTATAGCATGTTGTGCAAAGTTTCTGAAGCACTTGGTTTTGACGGTGGGTTTTGTTTTCAAGAGCTTCCTTTTACCATACAAAGTAGAACGATGGGTGGACAGTTTTCTGCACACATCTGGACTTCTATTACTGCAGGTTTTATCATAGCATTCCCTTACATCATTTATGAATTCTGGAAGTTTGTAGCTCCTGCAATGCATGAGAAAGAACGTAAACATGCTAAAGGCTTTATCTTTGTGACCTCCATGTTATTCTTTATTGGAGTCCTTTTCGGTTATTATGTGATCACTCCGTTATCCATAAACTTCCTTGGGAAATATCAGGTAAGTGATATCGTTCTCAATGAGTTCGATTTAAGTGATTATATAGGCCTGGTAAGAACTACAGTAATAGCTTCAGGATTAATTTTTGAGCTTCCTATACTTATTTATTTCTTAACAAAGGTTGGTATTGTAACACCACAATTCCTGAAAACCTATAGAAAGTATGCCTTGGTGATTGTACTTATCCTATCAGCAGTAATTACTCCGCCAGATATTGTGAGTCAGATCATCGTTGCGGTTCCGGTATTGATACTTTATGAAGTGAGTATTATCATTTCAAAGTTCATGTATAAAAAAGAAGAAGAAAAATTAAAAAGTTAA
- a CDS encoding carboxymuconolactone decarboxylase family protein — MTNQVDEFNSYRAKMNDKILGDNNKIIKRIFNLDTNAFTEGALDKKTKELLGLVASTVLRCDDCVRYHLEASYNEGITKEEVMETLSIGTLIGGTIVIPHLRRAYEYWEALEAQE, encoded by the coding sequence ATGACAAATCAAGTGGACGAATTTAATTCGTACCGTGCCAAGATGAACGATAAGATTCTTGGTGATAATAATAAGATCATAAAAAGAATCTTTAACCTGGACACCAATGCATTTACTGAAGGTGCCCTGGATAAAAAAACAAAAGAATTACTTGGACTGGTTGCTTCTACAGTATTGCGTTGTGATGACTGCGTAAGATATCACCTGGAAGCGAGCTATAATGAAGGAATCACTAAGGAAGAAGTAATGGAAACTCTAAGTATTGGTACTCTTATTGGTGGAACTATCGTGATCCCTCACTTAAGACGTGCTTACGAATATTGGGAAGCCTTGGAAGCCCAGGAATAA
- the lptB gene encoding LPS export ABC transporter ATP-binding protein — MKLRAENLIKTYKGRNVVKGISVEVNQGEIVGLLGPNGAGKTTSFYMIVGLIKPNSGNIILDKQNITKFPMYKRAQHGIGYLAQEASVFRKLSIEDNILSVLELTKLSKKERLMKMESLIEEFGLGHIRKSRGDLLSGGERRRTEIARALATDPNFILLDEPFAGVDPVAVEDIQRIVAQLKDKNIGILITDHNVQETLAITDRTYLMFEGSILKHGMPEELAEDEMVRKVYLGQNFELRKKKIFN, encoded by the coding sequence ATGAAACTACGCGCTGAAAATCTGATCAAGACCTATAAAGGAAGAAATGTTGTAAAAGGTATTTCTGTGGAAGTAAATCAGGGAGAGATCGTGGGATTACTTGGACCGAATGGTGCTGGTAAAACCACTTCTTTTTACATGATCGTAGGTTTAATCAAACCCAATAGTGGGAACATTATTCTGGATAAGCAGAACATTACCAAATTCCCTATGTATAAGCGTGCACAGCATGGAATTGGATATCTTGCCCAGGAAGCTTCGGTTTTCAGAAAGCTGAGTATCGAGGACAATATCCTGAGCGTTCTGGAACTTACCAAGCTTTCAAAGAAAGAGCGATTAATGAAGATGGAATCGCTTATTGAAGAATTTGGTCTTGGTCATATACGAAAAAGCCGTGGAGACCTTTTAAGCGGTGGTGAACGCCGGAGAACAGAGATTGCCAGAGCTTTGGCTACTGATCCAAACTTCATTCTTTTAGATGAGCCATTTGCCGGGGTAGATCCGGTAGCAGTTGAGGATATTCAGAGAATTGTTGCTCAGTTAAAAGATAAAAATATCGGTATTCTCATTACCGACCATAATGTGCAGGAAACTCTTGCCATTACTGACAGAACTTACCTAATGTTCGAAGGAAGCATTTTGAAGCATGGAATGCCTGAAGAACTAGCAGAGGACGAAATGGTACGTAAAGTATACCTTGGACAGAACTTCGAGCTTAGAAAGAAAAAGATTTTTAATTAA
- a CDS encoding CDP-alcohol phosphatidyltransferase family protein, with the protein MGLKKHVPNLITSLNLLSGSIAVIFAVQGNLVLAAIFVAAGIFFDFFDGLAARALDVKSEVGLQMDSLADVVTSGVVPGIVMYQLIIKALPSSGSLSTDWNSSEFDLNLQPFALIGLLIIVASAYRLAKFNVDDRQTDSFIGLPTPANALLILSLPLILNYESVPMIHQLILNEWFLVGLTILSCILLNAELPLFALKFSDWGFKENKLRYFFIISCLLLIVFLKFIAIPVIILLYVLLSVISNRKATA; encoded by the coding sequence ATGGGCTTAAAAAAACACGTTCCGAATCTAATTACTTCTTTAAACCTGCTATCTGGTAGTATCGCAGTTATTTTTGCTGTACAGGGAAACCTGGTGCTGGCGGCTATATTTGTAGCAGCAGGGATCTTTTTCGATTTCTTTGATGGGCTTGCCGCTCGTGCGCTTGATGTAAAAAGTGAAGTAGGACTACAAATGGATTCCCTGGCAGATGTCGTTACCAGTGGGGTAGTGCCGGGAATTGTAATGTACCAGTTGATCATAAAAGCTTTACCATCCAGCGGTAGCTTATCAACCGACTGGAATTCTTCAGAATTTGATTTAAACCTTCAACCCTTCGCGCTTATTGGCTTACTAATCATTGTAGCTTCAGCATATCGTTTGGCAAAATTCAATGTAGATGATCGCCAAACCGACTCTTTTATTGGTCTTCCAACTCCAGCGAATGCATTGCTGATCCTTAGTTTGCCGCTAATTCTTAACTATGAGTCTGTTCCTATGATTCATCAATTGATTCTGAACGAGTGGTTTTTAGTTGGATTAACGATTTTAAGCTGTATTCTTCTGAATGCGGAACTACCTTTATTTGCACTAAAATTTTCAGATTGGGGATTTAAAGAAAATAAATTACGTTACTTCTTTATTATAAGTTGTCTCTTACTCATAGTATTCCTGAAGTTTATAGCAATACCAGTAATTATTTTGCTCTATGTACTACTTTCAGTAATATCGAATAGAAAAGCAACAGCTTAA
- the lnt gene encoding apolipoprotein N-acyltransferase, with the protein MKNFLLALLSGIILAISWPTYGFPIFIFLGFVPLLYAEFKIRNYSKSKVKLKVFALSYLTFFIWNVITTWWIYNSTPFGGVFAVLANSLLMSIVFLLYHIIAKRTGFKAASAFLISIWMVFEKIHLNWDFSWPWLNLGNVFSEVPAWIQWYEFTGTFGGTLWVWILNIAIFKSILSYREFKDKAIIARAAVKVLLLIGIPMLISGVLYWNYEEPKEFIDVVILQPNINPYTEKYNTTDRKIGELLLDLSAKAVTPQTDLIIAPETVFADGTQLKNLNNSEGIFYGEQISRLENELSFLGGITLYERFNDPGKVRRQSNRIGPNDWYDDYNSAFMISAYADSLQLYHKSKLVVGVENFPYQDILKPILGDVMIDLGGTVAMKTTQEEREVLYFEDSLRTAPIICYESVYGEYVTGYVENGANFLSIITNDAWWGDTQGHQQHLSYARLRAIENRRYVARSANTGISAIINSRGDILETLAYEERGSISGRVGIQNELTFYSQYGDYLARIAQFLALFIFLFSVVKYNRKRPA; encoded by the coding sequence ATGAAAAACTTTCTTCTGGCGCTTCTTAGCGGGATCATTCTGGCAATTTCCTGGCCAACTTATGGATTTCCAATTTTCATATTTCTAGGTTTCGTTCCACTGCTTTATGCTGAATTTAAAATTCGCAACTATTCTAAAAGCAAGGTCAAACTGAAAGTTTTTGCTCTTTCTTATCTCACTTTCTTCATCTGGAATGTGATAACCACCTGGTGGATCTACAACTCTACTCCTTTTGGTGGAGTATTTGCCGTACTGGCAAATTCGCTTTTAATGTCTATAGTCTTTCTCTTATACCATATTATAGCTAAGAGAACTGGGTTTAAGGCCGCTTCAGCATTCCTTATCAGTATCTGGATGGTTTTTGAGAAAATACATTTGAACTGGGACTTTTCCTGGCCGTGGCTTAATCTTGGGAACGTATTTTCAGAAGTTCCAGCATGGATTCAATGGTATGAATTTACAGGAACCTTTGGAGGAACACTATGGGTATGGATACTGAACATCGCCATCTTCAAGTCCATTTTATCATACCGGGAATTTAAAGACAAAGCGATCATAGCAAGGGCCGCGGTAAAGGTCTTGTTGCTTATTGGTATTCCAATGCTAATTTCTGGAGTTCTATACTGGAATTATGAGGAACCTAAGGAATTTATTGACGTAGTTATCCTTCAGCCAAATATCAATCCTTATACTGAAAAATATAATACTACAGATCGAAAGATCGGGGAACTCCTGCTTGATCTATCTGCTAAAGCGGTAACACCGCAAACCGACTTAATCATTGCTCCGGAAACTGTCTTTGCTGATGGTACACAACTAAAGAACCTCAACAATTCTGAAGGAATATTTTACGGCGAGCAAATAAGCCGACTGGAAAACGAATTATCCTTTCTGGGAGGAATTACCTTATATGAAAGATTCAATGATCCAGGGAAAGTCCGCAGACAATCAAATAGAATCGGTCCGAATGACTGGTATGATGACTATAATTCGGCATTTATGATCAGTGCTTATGCAGATAGTTTGCAATTATACCATAAATCAAAACTGGTCGTAGGCGTCGAGAATTTTCCCTACCAGGATATTTTGAAACCAATACTTGGAGATGTAATGATCGATCTTGGGGGCACGGTTGCCATGAAAACTACTCAGGAAGAGCGGGAAGTACTTTATTTTGAAGACTCGCTGAGAACTGCACCAATTATTTGCTACGAATCGGTTTACGGCGAGTATGTAACCGGGTATGTGGAAAATGGAGCAAATTTTCTAAGTATAATTACCAATGACGCATGGTGGGGTGATACACAGGGTCACCAGCAGCATTTAAGTTATGCCAGGCTACGTGCTATTGAAAATAGAAGATATGTAGCGAGAAGCGCTAATACCGGAATTTCAGCGATCATAAACTCCCGTGGTGATATTTTGGAAACTCTGGCATATGAGGAGCGTGGCAGCATATCAGGGAGAGTCGGAATCCAGAATGAACTTACTTTTTATTCACAATACGGAGATTACCTGGCCAGAATCGCACAGTTTCTAGCGCTTTTCATCTTCTTATTTTCCGTAGTAAAATACAATAGGAAAAGACCTGCGTGA
- a CDS encoding sugar transferase produces MSKKPIFHFEISERKFLLKLFDILFALLSLTIVGIIFQFDYFRINSDNWTWTLVFVVYLSFFGNVFELYDLQKADRFDSVLKNVLLTTSLTVLFYMLTPLLTPSLPENRLQIIFFFLSVAISLLIWRSLYISLISSPRFYKRVLVVGDSFDIKLIAESLQKADPNYFVVGYINTDETLKTDIAREDLLRFEVEELVQTVKDEHISEIVVTSAFQRGLMLPLYNQLSKLQKQGFSIRDYSQVYEEITQRIPVQNVDKDFYRYFPFSRNHQNKFYLLAFRSFDIIISIFGILVGIFLSPFIIAGNLIANRGKTFYFQERVGKNGEVFKIVKLRTMNKDAEISGPQFAQKKDLRVTKFGRFLRRSRLDEIPQFYNVLLGDMSLIGPRPERPVFVDELSELIPFYDTRHIIKPGLTGWAQVMANYGDCYDDSLEKLQYDLYYIKHRGIFLDLSILLKTFSTVLFFRGQ; encoded by the coding sequence ATGTCGAAAAAGCCTATTTTTCATTTTGAAATTTCTGAGCGAAAGTTTCTATTGAAACTTTTCGATATTCTCTTTGCTTTACTTTCTCTTACTATTGTCGGAATAATTTTTCAATTTGACTACTTCAGAATCAATTCTGATAACTGGACATGGACGCTGGTATTTGTAGTTTATCTCAGTTTCTTCGGAAATGTATTTGAACTTTACGACCTTCAGAAGGCAGATCGGTTTGACAGCGTATTGAAGAATGTACTGCTTACCACCAGTCTTACGGTATTGTTCTATATGCTAACACCATTACTCACTCCAAGTTTGCCTGAAAACAGACTACAGATCATCTTTTTCTTTCTTTCAGTAGCCATTTCACTGCTTATCTGGAGATCTCTTTATATCAGTCTGATTTCAAGTCCAAGATTCTATAAGCGGGTTCTCGTAGTAGGCGACTCTTTTGATATCAAGTTGATCGCTGAATCCCTGCAAAAAGCTGATCCTAATTATTTTGTTGTAGGTTACATTAATACTGATGAGACTTTGAAGACTGATATCGCCAGAGAAGATCTTTTGAGGTTTGAAGTAGAAGAGCTCGTGCAGACTGTCAAGGATGAACACATAAGTGAAATTGTTGTTACCAGTGCATTTCAACGTGGGTTGATGTTGCCGCTTTACAATCAGCTAAGCAAACTTCAGAAGCAGGGTTTTTCGATTCGTGATTATTCGCAGGTTTATGAGGAGATTACCCAGAGAATCCCGGTGCAAAATGTGGACAAAGACTTTTACCGCTATTTTCCCTTCAGTAGAAATCATCAGAATAAATTTTACTTGCTGGCGTTTCGTAGCTTTGATATCATTATTTCCATATTCGGAATACTAGTCGGAATATTTCTAAGCCCTTTTATCATCGCCGGAAATCTGATCGCAAATCGTGGAAAGACCTTTTACTTTCAGGAACGGGTTGGGAAAAATGGCGAGGTTTTTAAAATTGTAAAATTGAGAACCATGAATAAGGACGCGGAGATTTCAGGACCACAATTTGCTCAGAAAAAAGACCTGAGAGTTACCAAATTTGGTCGATTCCTGCGTAGGTCAAGGCTTGATGAAATTCCGCAGTTTTATAATGTATTACTTGGAGATATGAGTTTGATCGGGCCAAGACCTGAGCGTCCTGTGTTCGTGGATGAACTTTCAGAACTTATTCCTTTTTACGATACCCGGCACATCATTAAACCCGGCTTAACCGGATGGGCGCAAGTAATGGCCAACTATGGAGATTGTTATGACGATAGTCTTGAAAAGCTTCAATATGATCTCTATTATATCAAACATCGCGGAATCTTTCTCGATCTAAGTATTCTTCTAAAAACCTTTAGTACCGTGCTATTCTTTAGAGGACAGTAA